One window from the genome of Bacillus rossius redtenbacheri isolate Brsri chromosome 12, Brsri_v3, whole genome shotgun sequence encodes:
- the LOC134537378 gene encoding serine/arginine repetitive matrix protein 2 isoform X6, translating into MSEDNGLNVIEDVTKILSETKTSNLFDIKVILGQGKSSSEPDIPTKSSNEILSELFSQFNAEPPIIEEICEINLCESEKDTKKKSKKSKHRKHKVKSLKKKKSKESKKNIEINSGESTEDVKHHRHRHSHNSKKKDRKSKKVSTVDIKVEKFGEEPTATVETFKETVGSDPVVKIPPVLTAIDNVSVKVETDFRGKETRTVEVKTDSKLKPVNEHSPNMDLAESAVQKDAVTNQQTISVESTATNYNGAVEASVANVAQNSVPDQVSGDPDTVMKDKSGARPGGKGRIVIKNLKYSAVYEETVRQVEEAARVRAERYEDGEITDTSSDDPGKQQSTDGAESSVSVDENSVLTAIETEELIPAAQETAEPVNTNGQDENAPKESESACEESSVSKEETKLDEKHTKDRSNSRHRSRSRDCSNKSSKNTRSKHRSSSKHRSRSRHRSRSRHRSRSKRRSRSKRRSRSKRRSRSKRRSRSKRRSRSKHRSRSKHRSLSKRRSLSKRRSRSKRRSRSKRRSRSKRRSRSKHRSPSKRRSPSKRRSRSKRRSPSKHRSRSKRRSRSKHRSPSKARSRSKHRSRSKRRSRSKHRSRSKGRSSSRSKARHGRSDSKHSERARSKSKDKSKDRLKSTSISRSQSKRRSNSKSKKEEDRSRSRRRSTSKHGRINKHRSRSTHRSRSRHRSRSKSKHRHRSKNRSRSRSKRRNRSGHRSRSKHRSRSKHRGRSKHRSRSKHRSRSKHRSRSKHRSRSKHRSRSKHRSRSKHRSRSKHRSRSASKIKRSSKARSVSKERSRSKEKQDIKDGEDIKESNNSEEKSDSKERQDNAEVRDILDSSGDKKEEEINSNVSNSVEMQASVEEPNKKDNEDSKKESNSGEDVDSKLSDGKEEQDSQTSMESKTICDSKEGGEDIDTKSDIQEKQDSNNKQDSEKEEVSKDMHDNKVSESNTDQSGESKENITSKTTKDIKEKSDITEESDTQNKSDSKEKGDSKDEKDTKKESGSKKSSSSKKRSSSKQRSRSKKRSHSKKRSHRSGSHGSSRRSKRRRKRSRSRRRSRSNPNHIDKKKLLEIARKNAMTMLKQGALPAETVASQERVIAIKAGGKSVAELTDFCKKLSSREGHSSDSDLSTDSELERPFHHPFQIKERPLNITFNIRNSNQLPVRTLQEKTAERSKQLTIQFPVSSGQQHRKTESEWVPVTPGDSMALVPVTPVASVPVPRESRPPPPVPALPEPPPMFSTPPPPIHALPPPPIHALMPPPPPPPPPPPASASIFPPLPPDEDRDVGSAESQRLTALKRLQENPHDAHAQEMLHRAELEMQWADSPHQPGHFTGSTGVRVLSPAQLAGGTQAWARKGLS; encoded by the exons ATGTCAGAAGATAATGGTCTAAATGTAATTGAAGATGTTACGAAAATTTTAAGTGAGACTAAAACCAGTAATCTTTTTGATATAAAGGTTATCCTCGGACAGGGAAAGAGCTCAAGTGAACCTGACATTCCCACTAAATCATCAAATGAGATTTTGTCTGAGTTATTTAGTCAATTTAATGCAGAACCTCCAATAATTGAAGAAATCTGTGAAATTAACCTCTGTGAATCAGAAAAAGATACGAAGAAAAAGAGTAAGAAAAGCAAACATCGTAAACATAAAGTAAAAAGTCTCAAGAAGAAAAAATCTAAGGAAAGTAAGAAAAATATCGAGATTAATAGTGGTGAAAGCACTGAGGACGTTAAACATCATAGACACAGACATTCTCATAATTCGAAGAAGAAAGACAGGAAATCTAAAAAAGTCTCAACTGTAGATATTAAAGTTGAAAAGTTTGGTGAGGAACCAACAGCTACTGTAGAGACTTTTAAGGAAACTGTCGGTTCAGATCCTGTGGTTAAAATTCCGCCCGTATTGACTGCCATTGATAACGTTTCAGTTAAAGTGGAAACTGACTTTCGTGGTAAGGAAACCAGGACAGTTGAAGTGAAGACTGACTCTAAGCTCAAGCCAGTGAATGAACATTCTCCTAATATGGATCTTGCGGAGTCAGCTGTGCAGAAGGACGCGGTTACTAATCAACAAACTATTAGTGTTGAATCTACTGCTACCAATTACAATGGTGCAGTTGAAGCATCTGTGGCTAATGTGGCACAGAATTCAGTGCCTGATCAAGTTTCAGGTGATCCTGATACAGTCATGAAAGACAAATCAG GTGCCAGGCCTGGTGGGAAGGGACGCATCGTCATCAAGAACCTCAAGTACAGTGCAGTGTATGAGGAGACTGTCCGGCAGGTGGAGGAGGCAGCCAGGGTCAGGGCGGAGAGGTACGAGGACGGCGAAATAACAGACACCAGCAGCGACGACCCCGGCAAGCAGCAGAGCACCGACGGGGCCGAGAGTTCCG TATCCGTGGACGAGAATTCAGTTTTGACTGCAATTGAAACTGAAGAACTGATCCCTGCAGCCCAAGAGACAGCGGAGCCTGTAAACACCAATGGTCAAGATGAAAACGCTCCCAAAGAAAGCGAAAGCGCATGCGAGGAAAG TTCAGTAAGTAAAGAAGAAACTAAACTGGATGAGAAGCACACAAAGGACAGAAGCAATAGTAGGCACAGAAGTAGAAGCAGAGATTGCAGCAACAAAAGCAGTAAGAATACCCGAAGTAAGCACCGTAGTAGCAGCAAGCACCGAAGTCGCAGCAGGCACCGAAGTCGCAGCAGGCACCGTAGTCGCAGCAAGCGTCGTAGTCGCAGCAAGCGTCGAAGTCGCAGCAAGCGTCGTAGTCGCAGCAAGCGTCGAAGTCGCAGCAAGCGTCGAAGTCGCAGCAAACACCGGAGTCGTAGCAAGCACCGTAGTCTCAGCAAGCGTCGAAGTCTCAGCAAGCGTCGAAGTCGCAGCAAGCGTCGAAGTCGCAGCAAGCGTCGAAGTCGCAGCAAGCGTCGAAGTCGCAGCAAGCACCGGAGTCCCAGCAAGCGTCGGAGTCCCAGCAAGCGTCGGAGTCGCAGCAAGCGTCGAAGTCCCAGCAAGCATCGGAGTCGCAGCAAGCGTCGAAGTCGTAGCAAGCACCGGAGTCCCAGCAAGGCTCGAAGTCGTAGCAAGCATCGTAGTCGCAGCAAGCGTCGGAGTCGCAGCAAGCACCGTAGCCGCAGCAAAGGAAGAAGTTCTAGCAGGAGCAAGGCAAGGCATGGGCGGAGTGATAGCAAGCACTCAGAGAGAGCGAGGAGTAAGAGCAAAGACAAGAGCAAAGACAGGCTTAAGAGCACCAGCATCAGCCGGAGTCAAAGTAAACGGAGAAGCAACTCCAAGAGTAAGAAAGAGGAGGACAGGAGTCGAAGTAGACGAAGGAGTACAAGTAAACATGGCCGCATTAATAAACATAGGAGCAGGAGCACACACAGGAGCCGAAGTAGACATAGGAGCAGGAGCAAAAGTAAGCACAGGCATAGGAGCAAAAATAGGAGCAGAAGTAGAAGCAAACGAAGAAACAGAAGCGGACACAGAAGCAGGAGTAAACACAGGAGTAGGAGTAAGCACAGGGGCAGAAGTAAGCACAGGAGTAGGAGTAAGCACAGGAGTAGGAGTAAGCACAGGAGTAGGAGTAAGCACAGGAGTAGGAGTAAGCACAGGAGTAGGAGTAAGCACAGGAGTAGGAGTAAGCACAGGAGTAGGAGTAAGCACAGGAGCAGAAGTGCTAGTAAAATTAAAAGAAGTAGCAAAGCTAGGAGTGTCAGTAAAGAGAGGAGTAGAAGCAAGGAGAAGCAAGACATCAAAGATGGGGAAGATATCAAAGAAAGCAACAACAGTGAAGAGAAGAGTGACTCTAAAGAGAGGCAAGATAATGCAGAGGTGCGAGATATCTTAGATAGCTCCGGTGACAAAAAGGAAGAAGAAATTAACTCTAATGTGAGCAACAGCGTAGAGATGCAAGCCAGTGTAGAAGAGCCGAATAAGAAAGACAATGAAGACAGCAAAAAGGAAAGTAATAGCGGAGAAGATGTAGACAGTAAACTGAGTGACGGCAAAGAGGAGCAAGATAGCCAAACAAGTATGGAAAGCAAAACTATATGTGACAGCAAAGAAGGAGGAGAAGATATTGACACAAAGAGTGACATCCAAGAGAAGCAAGATAGCAATAATAAGCAAGATAGCGAGAAAGAGGAAGTCAGCAAGGATATGCATGACAACAAAGTAAGTGAAAGCAACACTGATCAAAGTGGTGAAAGCAAAGAAAACATAACCAGTAAAACAACGAAAGATATCAAAGAGAAAAGTGACATCACAGAAGAAAGTGATACCCAAAACAAGAGCGACAGCAAAGAGAAGGGTGATAGCAAAGACGAGAAAGATACCAAAAAGGAAAGTGGGAGCAAGAAAAGCAGCAGTAGTAAAAAGAGAAGTAGCAGTAAACAAAGAAGCCGAAGTAAGAAAAGGAGCCATAGTAAGAAGAGGAGTCACAGAAGCGGGAGTCATGGTAGCAGCAGACGCTCGAAGCGCAGAAGGAAGCGTTCCCGTTCTCGTCGCAG GTCACGCTCCAACCCCAACCACATCGACAAGAAGAAGCTGTTGGAGATTGCTCGCAAGAACGCCATGACCATGCTGAAGCAAGGCGCTCTGCCGGCGGAGACGGTCGCCTCCCAGGAGCGCGTGATAGCCATCAAGGCCGGCGGCAAGAGCGTCGCTGAGCTCACAG ATTTCTGCAAGAAGCTGTCCAGCAGAGAGGGACACTCTAGTGACTCTGACCTCAGCACGGACAGCGAACTGGAGCGGCCGTTCCACCACCCCTTCCAGATCAAGGAGCGGCCTTTGAACATAACCTTCAACATCAGG AACTCCAACCAGCTGCCAGTGAGGACTCTCCAGGAGAAAACGGCCGAGCGGTCGAAGCAGCTGACGATACAGTTTCCCGTGTCCAGCGGGCAACAGCACAGGAAGACGG AGAGCGAGTGGGTGCCTGTGACGCCCGGGGACTCCATGGCCCTGGTGCCCGTCACGCCGGTGGCCTCCGTGCCGGTGCCGCGCGAGAGCCGCCCCCCGCCGCCGGTCCCGGCCCTCCCGGAGCCCCCTCCCATGTTCTCCACCCCGCCGCCTCCGATCCACGCCCTCCCGCCCCCTCCGATCCACGCGCTGATgcccccgccccctccccctccgccgcCCCCGCCGGCCAGCGCGAGCATCTTCCCGCCGCTGCCGCCCGACGAG GACCGGGATGTAGGCTCGGCAGAGTCCCAGCGCCTGACAGCCTTGAAACGACTGCAAGAGAACCCTCACGACGCCCACGCTCAGGAAATGCTGCACCGGGCAGAGCTGGAA ATGCAGTGGGCGGACTCCCCGCACCAGCCCGGCCACTTCACGGGCAGCACCGGGGTCCGGGTGCTGAGTCCGGCGCAGCTGGCGGGCGGCACGCAGGCCTGGGCCAGGAAA
- the LOC134537378 gene encoding serine/arginine repetitive matrix protein 2 isoform X3, with protein sequence MSEDNGLNVIEDVTKILSETKTSNLFDIKVILGQGKSSSEPDIPTKSSNEILSELFSQFNAEPPIIEEICEINLCESEKDTKKKSKKSKHRKHKVKSLKKKKSKESKKNIEINSGESTEDVKHHRHRHSHNSKKKDRKSKKVSTVDIKVEKFGEEPTATVETFKETVGSDPVVKIPPVLTAIDNVSVKVETDFRGKETRTVEVKTDSKLKPVNEHSPNMDLAESAVQKDAVTNQQTISVESTATNYNGAVEASVANVAQNSVPDQVSGDPDTVMKDKSGARPGGKGRIVIKNLKYSAVYEETVRQVEEAARVRAERYEDGEITDTSSDDPGKQQSTDGAESSVSVDENSVLTAIETEELIPAAQETAEPVNTNGQDENAPKESESACEESSVSKEETKLDEKHTKDRSNSRHRSRSRDCSNKSSKNTRSKHRSSSKHRSRSRHRSRSRHRSRSKRRSRSKRRSRSKRRSRSKRRSRSKRRSRSKHRSRSKHRSLSKRRSLSKRRSRSKRRSRSKRRSRSKRRSRSKHRSPSKRRSPSKRRSRSKRRSPSKHRSRSKRRSRSKHRSPSKARSRSKHRSRSKRRSRSKHRSRSKGRSSSRSKARHGRSDSKHSERARSKSKDKSKDRLKSTSISRSQSKRRSNSKSKKEEDRSRSRRRSTSKHGRINKHRSRSTHRSRSRHRSRSKSKHRHRSKNRSRSRSKRRNRSGHRSRSKHRSRSKHRGRSKHRSRSKHRSRSKHRSRSKHRSRSKHRSRSKHRSRSKHRSRSKHRSRSASKIKRSSKARSVSKERSRSKEKQDIKDGEDIKESNNSEEKSDSKERQDNAEVRDILDSSGDKKEEEINSNVSNSVEMQASVEEPNKKDNEDSKKESNSGEDVDSKLSDGKEEQDSQTSMESKTICDSKEGGEDIDTKSDIQEKQDSNNKQDSEKEEVSKDMHDNKVSESNTDQSGESKENITSKTTKDIKEKSDITEESDTQNKSDSKEKGDSKDEKDTKKESGSKKSSSSKKRSSSKQRSRSKKRSHSKKRSHRSGSHGSSRRSKRRRKRSRSRRRSRSNPNHIDKKKLLEIARKNAMTMLKQGALPAETVASQERVIAIKAGGKSVAELTDFCKKLSSREGHSSDSDLSTDSELERPFHHPFQIKERPLNITFNIRNSNQLPVRTLQEKTAERSKQLTIQFPVSSGQQHRKTESEWVPVTPGDSMALVPVTPVASVPVPRESRPPPPVPALPEPPPMFSTPPPPIHALPPPPIHALMPPPPPPPPPPPASASIFPPLPPDEDRDVGSAESQRLTALKRLQENPHDAHAQEMLHRAELEMQWADSPHQPGHFTGSTGVRVLSPAQLAGGTQAWARKSEALTAAGLVWVSAGPATGGCSPQQRHGHDPAPEDGLAAGRGARQEQGGLAGAPQSRGQDGQEGAGIAGRVAPQALGTDAPPAPAVPPAPPAVPAVPTVPTAVPAPCPPPAHARQEPVRETPRVFDQRVLFEEGMGPPQV encoded by the exons ATGTCAGAAGATAATGGTCTAAATGTAATTGAAGATGTTACGAAAATTTTAAGTGAGACTAAAACCAGTAATCTTTTTGATATAAAGGTTATCCTCGGACAGGGAAAGAGCTCAAGTGAACCTGACATTCCCACTAAATCATCAAATGAGATTTTGTCTGAGTTATTTAGTCAATTTAATGCAGAACCTCCAATAATTGAAGAAATCTGTGAAATTAACCTCTGTGAATCAGAAAAAGATACGAAGAAAAAGAGTAAGAAAAGCAAACATCGTAAACATAAAGTAAAAAGTCTCAAGAAGAAAAAATCTAAGGAAAGTAAGAAAAATATCGAGATTAATAGTGGTGAAAGCACTGAGGACGTTAAACATCATAGACACAGACATTCTCATAATTCGAAGAAGAAAGACAGGAAATCTAAAAAAGTCTCAACTGTAGATATTAAAGTTGAAAAGTTTGGTGAGGAACCAACAGCTACTGTAGAGACTTTTAAGGAAACTGTCGGTTCAGATCCTGTGGTTAAAATTCCGCCCGTATTGACTGCCATTGATAACGTTTCAGTTAAAGTGGAAACTGACTTTCGTGGTAAGGAAACCAGGACAGTTGAAGTGAAGACTGACTCTAAGCTCAAGCCAGTGAATGAACATTCTCCTAATATGGATCTTGCGGAGTCAGCTGTGCAGAAGGACGCGGTTACTAATCAACAAACTATTAGTGTTGAATCTACTGCTACCAATTACAATGGTGCAGTTGAAGCATCTGTGGCTAATGTGGCACAGAATTCAGTGCCTGATCAAGTTTCAGGTGATCCTGATACAGTCATGAAAGACAAATCAG GTGCCAGGCCTGGTGGGAAGGGACGCATCGTCATCAAGAACCTCAAGTACAGTGCAGTGTATGAGGAGACTGTCCGGCAGGTGGAGGAGGCAGCCAGGGTCAGGGCGGAGAGGTACGAGGACGGCGAAATAACAGACACCAGCAGCGACGACCCCGGCAAGCAGCAGAGCACCGACGGGGCCGAGAGTTCCG TATCCGTGGACGAGAATTCAGTTTTGACTGCAATTGAAACTGAAGAACTGATCCCTGCAGCCCAAGAGACAGCGGAGCCTGTAAACACCAATGGTCAAGATGAAAACGCTCCCAAAGAAAGCGAAAGCGCATGCGAGGAAAG TTCAGTAAGTAAAGAAGAAACTAAACTGGATGAGAAGCACACAAAGGACAGAAGCAATAGTAGGCACAGAAGTAGAAGCAGAGATTGCAGCAACAAAAGCAGTAAGAATACCCGAAGTAAGCACCGTAGTAGCAGCAAGCACCGAAGTCGCAGCAGGCACCGAAGTCGCAGCAGGCACCGTAGTCGCAGCAAGCGTCGTAGTCGCAGCAAGCGTCGAAGTCGCAGCAAGCGTCGTAGTCGCAGCAAGCGTCGAAGTCGCAGCAAGCGTCGAAGTCGCAGCAAACACCGGAGTCGTAGCAAGCACCGTAGTCTCAGCAAGCGTCGAAGTCTCAGCAAGCGTCGAAGTCGCAGCAAGCGTCGAAGTCGCAGCAAGCGTCGAAGTCGCAGCAAGCGTCGAAGTCGCAGCAAGCACCGGAGTCCCAGCAAGCGTCGGAGTCCCAGCAAGCGTCGGAGTCGCAGCAAGCGTCGAAGTCCCAGCAAGCATCGGAGTCGCAGCAAGCGTCGAAGTCGTAGCAAGCACCGGAGTCCCAGCAAGGCTCGAAGTCGTAGCAAGCATCGTAGTCGCAGCAAGCGTCGGAGTCGCAGCAAGCACCGTAGCCGCAGCAAAGGAAGAAGTTCTAGCAGGAGCAAGGCAAGGCATGGGCGGAGTGATAGCAAGCACTCAGAGAGAGCGAGGAGTAAGAGCAAAGACAAGAGCAAAGACAGGCTTAAGAGCACCAGCATCAGCCGGAGTCAAAGTAAACGGAGAAGCAACTCCAAGAGTAAGAAAGAGGAGGACAGGAGTCGAAGTAGACGAAGGAGTACAAGTAAACATGGCCGCATTAATAAACATAGGAGCAGGAGCACACACAGGAGCCGAAGTAGACATAGGAGCAGGAGCAAAAGTAAGCACAGGCATAGGAGCAAAAATAGGAGCAGAAGTAGAAGCAAACGAAGAAACAGAAGCGGACACAGAAGCAGGAGTAAACACAGGAGTAGGAGTAAGCACAGGGGCAGAAGTAAGCACAGGAGTAGGAGTAAGCACAGGAGTAGGAGTAAGCACAGGAGTAGGAGTAAGCACAGGAGTAGGAGTAAGCACAGGAGTAGGAGTAAGCACAGGAGTAGGAGTAAGCACAGGAGTAGGAGTAAGCACAGGAGCAGAAGTGCTAGTAAAATTAAAAGAAGTAGCAAAGCTAGGAGTGTCAGTAAAGAGAGGAGTAGAAGCAAGGAGAAGCAAGACATCAAAGATGGGGAAGATATCAAAGAAAGCAACAACAGTGAAGAGAAGAGTGACTCTAAAGAGAGGCAAGATAATGCAGAGGTGCGAGATATCTTAGATAGCTCCGGTGACAAAAAGGAAGAAGAAATTAACTCTAATGTGAGCAACAGCGTAGAGATGCAAGCCAGTGTAGAAGAGCCGAATAAGAAAGACAATGAAGACAGCAAAAAGGAAAGTAATAGCGGAGAAGATGTAGACAGTAAACTGAGTGACGGCAAAGAGGAGCAAGATAGCCAAACAAGTATGGAAAGCAAAACTATATGTGACAGCAAAGAAGGAGGAGAAGATATTGACACAAAGAGTGACATCCAAGAGAAGCAAGATAGCAATAATAAGCAAGATAGCGAGAAAGAGGAAGTCAGCAAGGATATGCATGACAACAAAGTAAGTGAAAGCAACACTGATCAAAGTGGTGAAAGCAAAGAAAACATAACCAGTAAAACAACGAAAGATATCAAAGAGAAAAGTGACATCACAGAAGAAAGTGATACCCAAAACAAGAGCGACAGCAAAGAGAAGGGTGATAGCAAAGACGAGAAAGATACCAAAAAGGAAAGTGGGAGCAAGAAAAGCAGCAGTAGTAAAAAGAGAAGTAGCAGTAAACAAAGAAGCCGAAGTAAGAAAAGGAGCCATAGTAAGAAGAGGAGTCACAGAAGCGGGAGTCATGGTAGCAGCAGACGCTCGAAGCGCAGAAGGAAGCGTTCCCGTTCTCGTCGCAG GTCACGCTCCAACCCCAACCACATCGACAAGAAGAAGCTGTTGGAGATTGCTCGCAAGAACGCCATGACCATGCTGAAGCAAGGCGCTCTGCCGGCGGAGACGGTCGCCTCCCAGGAGCGCGTGATAGCCATCAAGGCCGGCGGCAAGAGCGTCGCTGAGCTCACAG ATTTCTGCAAGAAGCTGTCCAGCAGAGAGGGACACTCTAGTGACTCTGACCTCAGCACGGACAGCGAACTGGAGCGGCCGTTCCACCACCCCTTCCAGATCAAGGAGCGGCCTTTGAACATAACCTTCAACATCAGG AACTCCAACCAGCTGCCAGTGAGGACTCTCCAGGAGAAAACGGCCGAGCGGTCGAAGCAGCTGACGATACAGTTTCCCGTGTCCAGCGGGCAACAGCACAGGAAGACGG AGAGCGAGTGGGTGCCTGTGACGCCCGGGGACTCCATGGCCCTGGTGCCCGTCACGCCGGTGGCCTCCGTGCCGGTGCCGCGCGAGAGCCGCCCCCCGCCGCCGGTCCCGGCCCTCCCGGAGCCCCCTCCCATGTTCTCCACCCCGCCGCCTCCGATCCACGCCCTCCCGCCCCCTCCGATCCACGCGCTGATgcccccgccccctccccctccgccgcCCCCGCCGGCCAGCGCGAGCATCTTCCCGCCGCTGCCGCCCGACGAG GACCGGGATGTAGGCTCGGCAGAGTCCCAGCGCCTGACAGCCTTGAAACGACTGCAAGAGAACCCTCACGACGCCCACGCTCAGGAAATGCTGCACCGGGCAGAGCTGGAA ATGCAGTGGGCGGACTCCCCGCACCAGCCCGGCCACTTCACGGGCAGCACCGGGGTCCGGGTGCTGAGTCCGGCGCAGCTGGCGGGCGGCACGCAGGCCTGGGCCAGGAAA